GACCTACCAGGGTGGTCTTGACGCGGAAGTCTCCCTTGAACGTCTCCCTGGCCCTTCTGGCTCCAGATATCACGTCGTCCAAATGAATCGCGCTGCATGGCCGGTTGACCTTTTGGAAGGTGGCCTCGGAGGCGGCATCGATCTTCGCGATGATGATATCGAACTTCAAGATCTCCGCAAGCGCGTCATCCTCGTTCAGAAGGGTGCAGTTGGTGACGACGGACATCTTCTTGTCGGTCAGCTTGCGCAACGCTCCGACGATATCGCCCAAGTTCTCCGCCAGCAAAGGCTCGCCAGTGCCACGGAATGTTATGTGGTCGACCCCGGAGACGCTGACGTGCTCCATGAAATCATTGGCCAGGTCCTGTTCGGCAACGAACTTGCTCCGCTGCGAGACCATCATCCCCCCTCTCCCGAGCCTGCAATATGTGCAATTGAAGTTGCAGACCTTTGGTCCCCGACAAATGGGGTCCACGCCCAGACTGCAACCTGATTCGCTTGATTTCACATCGTATACCGATCTCATTGAATTGTCTCCTTCTGATGGGGCCGTCCCTTATCGGTCGGACAAGGCAACCGCCCCTATGATCTGCTGAAATAGGACACCCCATGATACTCTGGGCACATCTTTTTTTTC
The DNA window shown above is from Methanomassiliicoccales archaeon and carries:
- a CDS encoding radical SAM protein — translated: MRSVYDVKSSESGCSLGVDPICRGPKVCNFNCTYCRLGRGGMMVSQRSKFVAEQDLANDFMEHVSVSGVDHITFRGTGEPLLAENLGDIVGALRKLTDKKMSVVTNCTLLNEDDALAEILKFDIIIAKIDAASEATFQKVNRPCSAIHLDDVISGARRARETFKGDFRVKTTLVGQNIGEVNEIAETIRSLDPKIVYIDRPTMPNTGRPLTKKDLEAIEKAFRGMDAVFEESGSTH